DNA from Corynebacterium aurimucosum ATCC 700975:
TCCAAAATCCATGAGTGCTATTCCCTGCAGCCACTTCCCGAAGCAACGAACGGCGTAGTGAGGTGGGGGATGAAAAAGAAGTAATTATCGGGCGAATGTGCTTGATGGCGAAATGGGGGCAGGGTGGTTCCGAAGAATTATTGGTCACCTAGTTCAGCACTTGCGTCCTGTGGCTGCGAGGCACTCTAAAACCGGAAGGGCCGCTTTAGCGCAAGCTTCTTCTGCAGGATACCCATTCGTGCTTTCGGTAATATTGGTAACGGGAATTTGCTCAGCTACAGATTTTTTGTCCCCAAAAGCATTCAATAACGTGATCTAAGGAGAAAAATGATCGACTCTCAAACTGGATGGTTTTTTGTTCACGCTAGTGTGAAGGTTATTCCAGTCCTCGGCGGTAAGGTGCTATTGGGGCTTAATCCTAGGGGGGATTGGGAGCTACTCGGAGGCTGGCCGGACAGGGGAGACTTATCGCTTCGCGAGACAGCTCAGCGCGAGTTGAAAGAAGAGGCAAATTTAGAGACTCTCCCCGATACCCTAGTAGATGCGTTTCTTCTAAGAGATCCGAAAGTGGAAAATCCGGTTGCGATTATCGCATATGGGGTCACCGTGTCATTGAATGAAGGGATTGATATTAGTGAAAGCATCGAGCATGAAAAGCTAGGTTTATTTGGAAAGGATGAGATTTCGGGTTTGCAAAATCTCTTGCCGGAATATAAGACCGTGATTTTGAAATATCTGGAGATGGGTGGAAATAACAAAAGCTAGTCAATATAAACAGAGGCTCGACAGAGATCCTTCCGAAGGTCTTAAGCGAAAGCTATCGGCTGATGAGGTGATGAAGTTGACGAACGAACTTGGAGACTGGCGTTCGTTTACTGCAGTCCCAGAGAAAATTAGAGAGTATTCTGAGGAACCAAGTTTTCGTGCTGCGTTGTCTGCCTTTTCAGATATGGATAGTGGAAATAAGCGTCAAACTTTACAGGGGATTTGCCAAGTTACCATTGAGCCTGATGGCAGAGTTTTAGGTGCCTGTTGCCACAACATCCAGGAGCTCAATTGTTTCATGCCGATTCAGAGCACTACTTAGCCACTGTTGAGCGGGTTCATGTTGTGGTGCTGCGGAGTGGAAGGCATGAACGAGAATGTTGACATCAGGAATGATCATCGAGCGCCGCCCACACGGCTTCCTTGTCGCTGAGATCAACTAGAGCTGGTCCGCCGCAATCGAAGGAGGGGAGGTCTATCCTGGTGCGCATACGTTTAGAGTAGAAAGCATCAAGTCATCAATCAAGGGGTGCAATGATGCATCTGCCTTCAGGAAGCCGTGAAAGGTTGACTGGTGTCTTAATTCAGTGCGAGCGTCAGGATCAGTACTCCGATGGAGAGTGCGAGCATGCCTAAGCAGTTGATCCAGAATGCGCTACCGAGGAAGTGGGCGCGGACATGGGCTGCTGCGGCTGCGCAGAAGTATGCGATGACGCCAACCATGGTTGCAATTCCTACGCCGGGGAACCAGAGGCCGGCAATGAGTCCTGCGGCGGCGAGATACTTGATGACAATGAGCGCCCACCACCAGTCCTTGGGGAGTTTGACGCCGCTGAGGCAGGCTTCGATAAAGGGGACTGGTTTGAGGGAGAGGGCGGCGTCGCCAAGCAGGATGGCAGCCAGTAGCAGGGAGGGCCAAGCGGGGGAGGATTCTAGGATCATTGGGTTACTCCGAATGCGGTGTTGAGGCGTTCGATGGATGAGGCGGCTTGGGAGGTGAGTTGTTCGGTGTCGTAGAGGCCCGCGGCCCACCCGATGAGAAAGCCGAGGTAGACGTTGTATAGCAGGTTGGAGTACTCGGCTGCATCGTCACTGTTGAGTCTGGAGCCAAGGCGCAGGGTGATTTCATCGGTCAGGAGTGTTTTGAGCGCGGTGAGTGCTTCGCCTTGATTTC
Protein-coding regions in this window:
- a CDS encoding NUDIX domain-containing protein, which translates into the protein MIDSQTGWFFVHASVKVIPVLGGKVLLGLNPRGDWELLGGWPDRGDLSLRETAQRELKEEANLETLPDTLVDAFLLRDPKVENPVAIIAYGVTVSLNEGIDISESIEHEKLGLFGKDEISGLQNLLPEYKTVILKYLEMGGNNKS
- a CDS encoding DoxX family protein, coding for MILESSPAWPSLLLAAILLGDAALSLKPVPFIEACLSGVKLPKDWWWALIVIKYLAAAGLIAGLWFPGVGIATMVGVIAYFCAAAAAHVRAHFLGSAFWINCLGMLALSIGVLILTLALN